The Falco biarmicus isolate bFalBia1 chromosome 1, bFalBia1.pri, whole genome shotgun sequence DNA segment TCATTGCCTGCACATTGAAACAGGAAGTGTTACTAACAATGACGTAGCTCTGCCACAGTatcacaaacacacaaaaagacaAGTCCAATGAGGTCATTTGGtaatttctcctccttcccagagAAACAGGGTAATCATCACCATGTATTTCGAAGTGCTTTGTATAGTTTAACATCTGATGCAGGAGAAATCGGGTCCGTATTTTCTCTGTGGAAACTATTCCAGAGCCAGAAGTAATCCCAGCCTGCACAGTATGGGTGATGGAAAGCACTTCAGAGCCCTATAACCACATCAAGAAGACCCAGGATGTCTATGCTACATCTGGCAGCATCAGTTGAGACCTCATTCTCCCAAGCTCTAGTAAATTCATGTCAGTTGCCTAATGGAGCAAGAAAGATTTGTAAGAAGTATCCTTCACTGCAAGAGGGTTCTCTCTAATGCACCAAAACATGAAAGATGGTGTTAAAATATCCAAGACACTGGCTGAAAGTGGGTCGCTCTGAACATCAGCTTATCTGAGATTTTTAACATACATAGATTGTTTTGAGTTTGGAAGTTTGTTTGTTCAAAAACACTGTATGAAATTCCTATTTATGAGGTTCTGAAAACTTCAAGCATCAGAACCTGAGTCCACTGGCTTTATCCCTTAAGGCTATGGGGTTGGCAGGATCCCCTGTGTTTTGTAGTACAGCAGCACTTGCTGGGCACATACCTTGTGGGGTTTTGAGTATTGAGGACTCCAACAAAGATGCATGACGGAGTAATATGTTAGTGTGATATAGATGCCACAGAAGAGTGATAGCATTAACTGGCATTTGGCAAAGATAAATATGATTCTGCATAATGAATTTGATCAGAGGCAGCAAAGTAAGACTGGTGTGAGAGGGAGAGGGGCTTTCCTGGGGCAAGTCAGTTATGGGGTAGCCCAGAGGGACTAGGCAGCGTCCCTGCATGATGTGGGGACCCTGTTGTGGGCCCTGGTGTCTTCCATGGACCCAACAAAAACTACCAATGTGCTGCCTGAGAATGGATTAACATTACTGTTTAATTAGGACAAGGGCTGTTCAGACTCTAATGCCAGCTGTTGCAGAGGGTACAATGAGCACACAAAAACAACAGGCTATGTGGCTCCAAGTTTTTCAGGTAGGACATATATTTTTCTCAGCTAATTCAGAAATTATTGGAGTTTGAAAGATACAACAGTTCAGTTTATATGGCTGACTAGACAAGGTGCATTTCAGGTATAGCAATGCTGTAAAATACAGAGatcacatttttgcttttccacGTTCATCAGTTCATTTTCAAATCCCAGTGAAATGCAGCCCAACTCACCCTCATCTAGCTCACTGCTTCTAGCTATCTCCCATCTCACATACATTTGCAGTCATTGCTAATTACAGTCATCACCCACAGACAGGAGGTGAGCACATCAACAcccttcatttcttttgcttttgtgccaGTGTGATTATTGGGAGCTGGTGGATATATACAGTTGTTGAACCTGATCATCTCATATTAAGCATTTAGTGTGGACACAAATTACTATGACTAATAACAGTGAGAGGATAGATTTTTACCACCTGCAAGCCTCAGGGAGCAGCTTGGGAACCATGTTCTATTTCTAACCATACCCAGTGTGAAATAGTTATGCAGGCTTCATACTAAAAACATCCCTAAGTGCTCAATACATGGATTCTGCAAGACCATGCAAGATATGTCTGCCAAGGTGAGCAGAACCTCCACAAACCAATCCAAGTAAAGATAATTTATTGCAAAGCCATGCTCCTTCTCAGCCAGTGGAGGCACCCAGCAGTAGGAACAGAAAGGTGCTGGTCCTAGCAAAGCTGTTCTTAAAGCACAAATACTTCCTGACCAGCCACTTCTCTTCCCTGGGGGTTAGTTACAGCCCTCTGCCATGAGGGTGAGTATTTGTGCTCTCTGTCCATTCAGAACAAGTACGTCCCCATAGACATCCCACCTGCCCAGTCTGCATGAACAGAGACACACCTTCATTTCCAAAGGCAATTCTACACACCTAGGTGGAATGAAGATGAAGGAAGTAAACTGTGGCAAACAGATCCCTGGCCAGCTAAGTCTGAATAAATGTGTGTGATACCAGGCTGGAGTCTGCCAAGCTATACCTCCCCATCTGTGGGAAACAAATTTCTGCCAATTGCAGTAACTAAGTGATGGTAGAGCTGGAAATCCTGAGATATAAGTAATAACTCACTCTAGAAAAGTggaataattttgtttgcttcccAGAGAAGActaaaggatttaaaaaatgcaaccaAACCTACCCCACAAATATAGggcatttacatttttaaccaCAGCATTATACTGATGTAAGTTTTCGGTTTTTTGAAGCATTTCGGTTTTTTTAAGTCCCCTGCAGTCTTTGTAATCTTGTTGGAGCAAAAAaggacaggaaagcagaggtCTAGATTCTGTTTGGGTTACGCAGGGCAGCTGGTTAATCCTTCTGGAGAGGCACATGATGCAAAGCAAGATGGAATTTAAGCAATGGCTTAGGTCTCTACCCAGGCTGATATAATTATGAGAAGTGGATCCCTCACAGGGAATACAGAAATTTCATTAATACTTTCCAGCTATATCATGATCCTGGTGTGCTTTCAAACATAAATTTGCCCTGGCACACAAAGGCATGGAGACAATCAACTACGTTTTCCTGGTCAGCCCatttcttaatagttttaataaCAAATTACTCCACTGTCTGAGCCTGTCTTGTCTGCTTAGCTATACTTGTTTTACATGTGGACTGTCTCTTGCCATATTCAGCATGGAGCATAATGAAGTCTTGAGTGGATCCTACAGAGACTGCTACCAAGTGTTTAGAGATACACCTTTGTAATGGTATGAAATTCAACACACCTACTTTAAATATCTTTTGTGGTTTCCCTGTCCACCAGAGACAAACTTGTTGGGtttaaattctaatttttttttcaagcaattCTTTCAAATCCCTTGGTGAGTTTCTCTAGGTATACCCTACAAActctatgaaaataaaattacatttgtcCTGAAAAACGTtagcaaaagaaacaagaattaCTAGTCCTCTAGATGGTGCTactatttcaaacaaaacagctgGATGCTTAAAGATTTTGTTGTAATATACTGTATGTTGTAATATGCTGTATTACCCTGTGAGAAATCCTGGCCCTACAAAAGAACTGATGTCGAACAGCCCGAGCAGtctgtatataaatataataactGCTTCTCTTTAAGGATAGTAAATGTTTCAGTATCTTACTAAACATAGAAAAATTATAGGACGTATTGattaaaattatctttcaaaGGTTGGCTCAATTTTCTGTCTTCGATTTCCAATTTTCCCAATAATTTGCAAGTGAGCCCTCCAGCATACACTTTTCAACTTCAATGACTCATATTAATGTTCTCTGGCCACAGCCTTTGGATGCATCACAGGCTAAGCATGATGGGCTTTCCCTGGCAAAGGCTGTGCACTCTGGCCCAATTTCACAGAAGTGGTGTAGCACAACTGTACTTCAAATGCAACCACAAAACCAGTGCTCATAATCAAACTGAAACCCATGGTTAAAAACCTTGCTGGCTTAAGGATACTTGTATACGCATGCTGTACTTGGGCATTAAATGCTGTTAAGTCTAAGTGCTTTAGTGAGACATAGCaaagaaagaaggtaaaacAATTTACCTTTTCTTGCCCAACACAGCTACACAGGTCCAGCACTGAAATTTCAGGCCAGCTGTCTATAAGACAGATTTTCTTATCCTTAGCTCCTTTCTGTCCAGCCACTTTTCAAGAGGATGCCAAAGCTGCTCCTattcttccctctctttccaTAATTCCTATCTGTAGTTTTGGAATATCTGCCTACTTTCTCTCAGATATATTTCCTGATTCTTTGTAAATCCAGCCAGATGGACTTGCAGCACcagatttctttcctcctgttgTTGCTGTCAAAGTCAAGAACAAAAACTTTCTGATTTCAAGATTATTATTGTTACACATTATTATACACCTGACCTTTGAAACATATAGTCTCTATAACCACTATCTCTTACTTCGTGCAAAGTTCATCTGTTATCTAAATAAATGTCAAATTTGGGATCATGTTAAGCCTTTAGCCTTAGTAACTATAACTGAATTCTGGAGTTTATTCAGACAgtgtaaaagaaacatttatttcattgatTTTGACTATTCAACCTTTAAAATTTCACAGAGTATATTTGTTCTTGTGTTACGAGAAAAGAATAACAACATCTCTAGATCATTCACTATTTTGTATTCTTTCTCTGTGTCCCtatttatttatctgctttCCAAGAAACTTTCCTCACAGGAACATACCTCTGGGCTCTTGGTGACTTTTACTGCTCTTTTGTGAGTCCTCCGTTCTCATAATAGTTTGGTTGGTTAGTTTCTGAGGGTGCAAAGCCACAAAATCAGGGCCTGTAGCTGCTCACAAAAATAAtgtctaaaagaaaaagaatgtaaaagcAGATGAAGGTATGAAATCTACTATATTCAGGGTGCTGAGTGACAACATTTTTTCTATAGGcgtttttattattttcatattacCAACAGTATATGCACCATCAATGGCCACTTGCACCAACCTGCAAAACTTAGCGAAGATCCTGTTAGCTAAATGAAAATGTCGGCTCAGATCTCAGAAATGTGTCGAGAGAAATTTCGACGAGTACAAGAAATGGATGAAGACTGGacaaaaatctgcattaaaaaaggGCTAGCTATGTTACAGATAGTTCTGAAGTGTGGGAAATTCTCAATGTgtttctttataaaacaaaacaaacaaaagaacctCCAAACTATGGGAACTATTTCTAACACTTCATGAGATACCCTAGATGCAAATATCTAGCCAAGTAAATATAAATCAAGTAGTATAGGCAGTTTCTTGCtgatttgtattaaaaataaacatgaagaCATCAGCTTAAACAACAAGTAGTTTATTTAGCATACTTAATGAATCCTTGCACACAGTAATTTCCTAAGTCCTCtaacttttttccaaaaacCTCCTCTTATGAATGAAGCGCTCTTACTTGCCCTGCTTGTGAGGGCCAACACAGGCAACTAGAATTAaccttcttaaaaataaagtaagattAGACTGACTTTGGAATTGACTCCTTCAACGTCTCAGCATCTTCTGGCTCATAATAAGGTTCCAAAATAGGTTTTAATTTAActtcttctggtagtttttgAGTCTCTTCTCTCCTGCTTCCATCTCTTAAAAGCGGAACcaatgttttccagtttttcccTGAAACTAAAAAGGAATGGTTAATTTTTTCCTatccacagaaacagaagaaaatatgtaaGTGGTTTAAATAGGAAGCTAAtgaaagaagcaggaagaaagggttttgtggttttctttcccataCTATTCCATGAGTTTTCCATATTTCAGCTGGCAAGTACAGCAGAGACTGACCATACAATTAAATCCTTCCATGCTGGATGCTGATCTCCCAAACTATAGGGTTTGGGGTCTCCAAAATAGCTTCTTGGCTATTTCGCTGCCATCATACACTGTTCTGTCTCCTCAGGACTTACATATATTATCTGTCTTGTAAAATCTACAATCACATTGATGAATATACGGGGCTTCTATTTCAGAGAGTAAAACTGCGATGTGAATAATGAGCCCacttaatatttacattttgtgCTGACTGAAAATGCCATTAACTTAGCTACTGCCATTATCATTAAGTGCATAAAACTGACTGCCCTCTAACAATTAATTGATGCTGCTTTTATCACCAGTGTGTAACCCATACTAGGATTTAGGTCCCTGAAACCCTCACCTCTGCCAGGCTTGATAGAGTAACTGGGATTTCGTTTGAGGTCCCCAGAGTACCCAGGGTCTTCGTTGATTATGCCCAGATTGGTATTCCATGTGGACCAGTTCACTTCATCAACCCTGGGGagagaacaacaaaaccagtatttatCCTAAGGATCACCAGACAACTCCAGGATGAGTTTATATCACAAACTGCCACCTCTCAAGCCTCAAATCTGACCCAGAAAACAGATTAATCTGAGTACTGCAGACAGTGGTAGCAGACTACTTTTCAGAGTGCACCAGGGGGAGAGTTCTGCTTCCCATTACCAGCTACCTTAATGCTGTTTGTCTAGAAAAGATTGTTCATTTGACATACAAACAGGTTACCTAAAGCACCATCTGTAATCATCTTGGCCGTCAGGTGTGACTCCCACCAAGACTTGCTTCCCAGACCGGAATGAGCGCCTCACACAGTTCAAGTAGCTGTTTTCAATATCCAAGATTGTGATGGCTCTCTACCAGGTAAAAGAAAGCAGACGACTGAGAGGCTGCTGTGTCAAAGTCATACAAATCCTGaattctgcctttattttaaaaacgtTGAGCTTTTACCATTATCACCATCTTAGAGCAGGCTTTGTAACCATCTCTGAAACATCATCCTCAGTTAATATGTCACTAAAAATGCTGAATTACAGCCCTGTGATCAGAACTATGAAGTTCCCTTTCTTACCTCAAAAAAAACTGATGTGCCTTTGAGATTCTGGTTAGGATTGTTTTTCCCCTGGCATAATCCCTGTCTTCATAGTCTGATCAGGATTTTCCATCATCAAAAGCCCAAGTAATTTTTTCTAATTACAAAAGTACTACTTTTCTTAAATTTTGAACATCTGCGGAACATCTGCTCAGGCAAAACATCAAATATGCACGGAAAAGGAActaatatacttttttttaggAACTGTTCAGGGGAATCAAAGAAGTGGTGACCTGTTATTTAGAAACGTGTCAGTTCCTAAAGATTCTCTCTGAAATTTTTTATGATCCCCACACCCACTTTCTTGGATAGTGGCCTCACAGAACCAATGTACCTGGAGTTTCCAGATGCTCTTGCTCTCCTGTGCAATTTTGCTCACAGTTTCCCCCATCAGTGCAATAAGCATGTTGAGCAGGAGGATGTATGTAAGGATAACATAGAGAACCAAAAGGATTACAAACACAGACTTGAACCTGTAGTTCTCTGTGAACTCCAGGTCCCCCATCCCAATAGTAAACTTGAAAAGTTCCAAGCAGGTATAATACAGACTATTGTAGGATGTGCGGCCTCGTTTCATATGGCAGTATCGGGCATATTCAGAACTATTTGTGTCTTGCCCCTCATTGTCATCTTCAATTAAAGTCACCACAGCTGTTGCAAAAGAGGAATCATATATGCAGGATGAAAATACAATTTGAGATCATAATTCCATTGCAAGCAATGAAAATGAGCATAAAGGTAAGGCATTTTATCTTTACAGTGCATTGTCCCCAGTTAAATTGCTCTATAAAATACTGCCCTAACTGACACCCTCTCAGAAGGTGTCGTCTCAGTTTTATCTACATAGAACAGGATGCCTGCTTTTCCATTCAGCTTTGCAAAGCAGTTTGAGACCCAGAGATGAAAAGCTGTATGAAATGACTATAGATCATTGTTattctgaagagattttttttataattaggTTAATTTGTCAGGTTTTAGTTGGAAACAAAAAGTCTAAGCCActtgaaaaataagattttctgACATTCTCTGAAGTAACAAAAATTAACTCCAAGTATGCTATTACCTGTAGAAAATCCCAAGAGGAATACTAGATAGACAAACATGAAGCGACATAAATCTCTAAGGATCATCTGTAACATGGAAACAGAGTATTTTTATGTTGCTAAAACTTGAATATAAACTACAACAAAAACTGGTAGAAAATACTACTTCAGCTCAAGAAGGTATTTGCTGTGAACTGGCTGTTCATGCATTAAACTGTTGTTTATCCTGCTGAGATAATAAActttaatacagaaaacattctcCTCCGTTATTCATGCAATGGTTTACACGCATATGCAAGACATACGCATGCCAGATAGTTTCATCTTTTTCAGTATGAACCACATTAAGACAGTTGcatctttcttcccctcttggCTAGCTGTCTACATCATATACTGAGGTATTATCAGCCAGCTATTGCCTCTTAGCTAATTGCTCTGTTTGGTAACATTTAAACTATACCCAAAGAAATTTCCAGCTGGTAGAAAGCTGTGCCATTTCACACCAGACCAGTCTGCACTGTTCTCAGTCTACTTTCATCCATATCTATCCAACCATGGTTATTTTGAAGCATGGcaggtaataataataatatcaacACTACTATAAAATGTATGGATGAGGAATAGGAGGTTTTTCTACATAAATTGTATCACTTCACTCGGAAAATAATGACCAAATATGGTAGAGTGATATGAGATTTCCCAGTGGCATCATGGAGGTACATATGGCTACTTCTCTCCTGGAAATGGGGCTGTTGGCAGCTGTCCCCTAATCTGAGCACTCTGCCAGCCTCACTGGACTGACCTTGGCAATCATGACAGAGTAAATGCCCATCTGCTGGAAGCCACGGGTGTAGTACAGCATGTTAGCCCAGCCCAGCGCCAAGGAGAAGACCATGGAAGCCACGTACAGTTCCTGGCCACAGAAGTACAGCACCACAGAGCTCAGGAGGAGCAAGGAGTGAACAAAGCTGAAAGACAAGCATGGTCTGAATGGAGTGTGATGAGCTGGCCACAGATGGTGGGAACAAAGGAACCCATGAGGGCAGAATGAGGGATTCTCCAAAAAACAAAGGAGCCTTAGCAgacatttcttcccttcccttcatTCTTTCCCTTCTTAAATCCTACAGTTCCTCTTGCAAACTCCTGAGTTTCCCCACTTAGAAACTTCTGTAGTCTCATCCCTGCTCTTCCTTGTGACTGGAGGGAAGAAAAGTCCTTGAAAACACTTAAGTTCTTCAGCactccctctctttccacagACCCATGAAATTGCCCTGCTTAACTCCACTCCAGTTGGGAAGAGAAAGGACCCAAATTATTGAGAGGCAATTCTGCCTTTAAGAATGGAGGATTTATGCACATACATTGCATGCACTTGATTGCAAGTCCAGCTTGGAGATCTGCTCCTAACTGCTGCATGACTCAGTCACTGAACTTCTAGACACTTCATTTGCTTTACCTCCAAAGGAGGTTACTGATTCAGACCCACTCGTTCAAGTGCTATAATATCCACTTGCAACTATTTTTGAAGGACCCAGGAATTTACAGCAAAGTGTCTGCCTGTCACAAATGGCTTCAGCCAAAGCTACAGATCTCACACGCTCATCTGTTTCATGCTGAAAGGCAATCAAAGATATTCGAGCTTACAAAAGAACCTCACTGTAGCTGTCAACTATCAGCGTCTTGAATGATGGGCGCCTCTGCACGAAATactgtatctgaaaaaaaaaatgagaatgaaGACTAGGTTTGCATCCAAAGAGGGATTAAGTATTCCATGGGAATGCATCAACTAAGCATTGATACCCATACCAAGGAGCTGGTACCTACAAAGCATCTCACAAGAACAGCTCAAAACCAACACCAGGGCAACATCTAAGGAGGACTCTTCTATCAACACTTCGTTTCTCTTACATCTGATATCAGAGTTTTGAAGACAACAATCTATTCAGTCACTGGTTTGAGAACCTGTGATTCACTGTACACTCTCCATTGGCTGCCAAGAGGAATCACGGGGACTTGAAGTTAAGACAGGTAATCATTAATAGAGGCCTGGCTATTTGCAATACCCCATTCTTAAGCTTTGGCTAGGCTAATTGCCAAGATGCTCATTAACTTCCACAGGTTGTCTTTTTTATACAACAGATAAAACTGCATCTCAGCTCATTAGTAACCTGAGAACTCCCAATCAGGccaagaaaaaagatttttagctCTTCACCAAAACATGGATCATCTTAGCAGCCAATGCTGATGAATAGAAAAGGCATATGTGATTCTCTCCTACACCTGCCcaaacagcaaaaaggaaaagtttcaaAGAACTTAcccctctgaaaaaaaaatagagaccTCCCAGTACACTCAGGATCTCTCCAGTCACTCGAAAATACTCCCCAGTGCTGTGACCAAACGTGAAGGGAGGCTGTATAAGACAGGAAGATAGATAGATATGTTCAGCAGAAATGGAGTTAGGAAAGACCTAGCCTTGCCAGCAGCTGAAAGTAACCACTTTTCTAGGGGACCAGTTAAGCTTCTGAAAGTGTTGCAGCAAGGGGGCAAGACTAAGAAGGAAGCAGGGTCAAAAtctccccaaaataaaaattctgatgTTAGGAGCACACGTTCAAATGGAAGGCAGATCTAGGGTATTAAGCACTGGGTTGTCTGATATATGACAGGAGTAACGTACCTTTTCCTTCTTGTCTACAGGTCTGTAGTAAGCAGCTGCAGTGAGGATGATGATATGCATGGTATAGACAAAGAAGTTAAAGTAAAATAAGTGTTTGACAAACCGGTCCCACTTGTCTTGCAGCAGCCTGTTAAGGGGCTCCACCAGCAGCATCTCATGACGGTTCTGagtggaaggaggaagaggagaatcTTGATGAGACCAGTATATACTAGgctttgaaaacagcaaattaTATTAATCTTGAGCAAATGTTATTGTACCCTTAAACTCAGGAGGGAAGTTTGTTGTTTTATAGAAATGAGGCACAAGCTGCACTGTGTGGAACATGGAGCTCTTCCCCAACAGTCCCCCAGCCTGTGAATAAAATGCCAAGGAGGTGCATACTCACTGGCGTTTCACTACTGTAGGCAATAATCTCAAGCACTGAATTTTTCTCGCATGTGTCTATACAAGACAGGTCATAAAGAGATGAGTGGACAGGTCCATAAGCCCATTCAGTGAACTTCCTAGACAAGTGTCTGCACTCAGGATCTTTGATCTCTCGTCTGAGGATGTAAGCGAAAATCTAATTGCAAAAGAACAATACAACCAACATTTCAGTGCTAATGGACTTCTAGTTCCTCAATATCTCCACAGGACAGGATGGCTAATTTCTTGCTAGTTTAACTGTGCTAAAGTCAAACCACTGGAGCACCGCAGAGACCAATGTCTGAAGTAAACATAATTAAATTTCTCACTGGATGCTGGGAGATGAGAAATACAAAAACAGCTTGCCATTATCTGTTTcaaaacagccagaaaaaaagcagagatgtaTGTTACACATCTCTGAGCACAGACATTTTGAATGGGGATTGCCAGAAGATGAGTTCTGTCAGCCAGTCAAAAGTACAAGGCCTCTAGTGGTTCAGATGATAGCAGAGACCCACTTTCTGTTTCCACTTTGGCTGCCTTGCATACCAGTGGTATATGAATAATGCCAGCTGGGCACATACAAACACTTCATAGCCTTTAAGGACCATGCAGTTTTGCATGTTAAAACTGCAGCGTCAGTTCCTTTTAACTAAAAGGCCCCAACAATAAGCAATGATAAAATCTGTCCTGCATAAATGTTTTGCATGTATAACTTGATAGAGTAATGGGACAGTTAAGCACATTTGCTCACCTACCCCTATCTTCCCTGTTTTGGCTGCTAGAGTTAATGGAGTCAGCCCTTTCTTGTTGGTGAGTTCTTCTAGCTTCAGAATTGGATTAATTTTGGCACCAAGGATCAATATGTTATTGTACATCTTGGTAACAAATTTGGTATTATCCTTAGTATTATCTGCAATCTCCACCAGTGTGTGCAGGACCATGTTGCCCATGGAGTCCTCAGCAGCGATGTTGGCTGCCTGGTAGGGGTTCTCCAGGAGGAATTTCACAATGCAGAGCTGGTtggtgcaggcagccagggacaAAGGCAGCTCCCCTACAG contains these protein-coding regions:
- the TRPV1 gene encoding transient receptor potential cation channel subfamily V member 1 isoform X1 — translated: MLLFSSSTAVTDCLLIMSSILGKMKKFGSYDMEESEVTDEHTDGEDSMLEMPDSLQGTFSTKVQPPKSNIFARRGRFVMGDSDKDMAPMDSFYQMDHLMAPSVIKFHANLERGKLHKLLSTDSITGCSEKAFKFYDRRRIFDAVAQGNTRDLDDLLLYLNRTLKHLTDDEFKEPETGKTCLLKAMLNLHDGKNDTIPLLLDIARKTGTLKEFVNAEYTDNYYKGQTALHIAIERRNMYLVKLLVQNGADVHARACGEFFRKIKGKPGFYFGELPLSLAACTNQLCIVKFLLENPYQAANIAAEDSMGNMVLHTLVEIADNTKDNTKFVTKMYNNILILGAKINPILKLEELTNKKGLTPLTLAAKTGKIGIFAYILRREIKDPECRHLSRKFTEWAYGPVHSSLYDLSCIDTCEKNSVLEIIAYSSETPNRHEMLLVEPLNRLLQDKWDRFVKHLFYFNFFVYTMHIIILTAAAYYRPVDKKEKPPFTFGHSTGEYFRVTGEILSVLGGLYFFFRGIQYFVQRRPSFKTLIVDSYSEVLFFVHSLLLLSSVVLYFCGQELYVASMVFSLALGWANMLYYTRGFQQMGIYSVMIAKMILRDLCRFMFVYLVFLLGFSTAVVTLIEDDNEGQDTNSSEYARYCHMKRGRTSYNSLYYTCLELFKFTIGMGDLEFTENYRFKSVFVILLVLYVILTYILLLNMLIALMGETVSKIAQESKSIWKLQRAITILDIENSYLNCVRRSFRSGKQVLVGVTPDGQDDYRWCFRVDEVNWSTWNTNLGIINEDPGYSGDLKRNPSYSIKPGRVSGKNWKTLVPLLRDGSRREETQKLPEEVKLKPILEPYYEPEDAETLKESIPKHYFCEQLQALILWLCTLRN
- the TRPV1 gene encoding transient receptor potential cation channel subfamily V member 1 isoform X2 → MSSILGKMKKFGSYDMEESEVTDEHTDGEDSMLEMPDSLQGTFSTKVQPPKSNIFARRGRFVMGDSDKDMAPMDSFYQMDHLMAPSVIKFHANLERGKLHKLLSTDSITGCSEKAFKFYDRRRIFDAVAQGNTRDLDDLLLYLNRTLKHLTDDEFKEPETGKTCLLKAMLNLHDGKNDTIPLLLDIARKTGTLKEFVNAEYTDNYYKGQTALHIAIERRNMYLVKLLVQNGADVHARACGEFFRKIKGKPGFYFGELPLSLAACTNQLCIVKFLLENPYQAANIAAEDSMGNMVLHTLVEIADNTKDNTKFVTKMYNNILILGAKINPILKLEELTNKKGLTPLTLAAKTGKIGIFAYILRREIKDPECRHLSRKFTEWAYGPVHSSLYDLSCIDTCEKNSVLEIIAYSSETPNRHEMLLVEPLNRLLQDKWDRFVKHLFYFNFFVYTMHIIILTAAAYYRPVDKKEKPPFTFGHSTGEYFRVTGEILSVLGGLYFFFRGIQYFVQRRPSFKTLIVDSYSEVLFFVHSLLLLSSVVLYFCGQELYVASMVFSLALGWANMLYYTRGFQQMGIYSVMIAKMILRDLCRFMFVYLVFLLGFSTAVVTLIEDDNEGQDTNSSEYARYCHMKRGRTSYNSLYYTCLELFKFTIGMGDLEFTENYRFKSVFVILLVLYVILTYILLLNMLIALMGETVSKIAQESKSIWKLQRAITILDIENSYLNCVRRSFRSGKQVLVGVTPDGQDDYRWCFRVDEVNWSTWNTNLGIINEDPGYSGDLKRNPSYSIKPGRVSGKNWKTLVPLLRDGSRREETQKLPEEVKLKPILEPYYEPEDAETLKESIPKHYFCEQLQALILWLCTLRN